From the Hordeum vulgare subsp. vulgare chromosome 1H, MorexV3_pseudomolecules_assembly, whole genome shotgun sequence genome, the window CAATAGATTAATGCCGGGCACGTTTTCTTGGACGGACCCAAATTCCCAGAGAACCCAGAGAAGTAGCCGTGCGCGGGATGCGTGATCAAAGGCGTGCCCCACATCCCAGAGACGAGGCGACGAGCCGATGATGACTGCGACGGcggggcgggcgggcgggcgccTGAGTTGTTCACCACCTACCCTCCCTCGTCTCTCGAAGACTTTCCACCCAACTGAtcacaccaacagcaacagctaGGCACAGCCCacgaacaaagtgccattgataaGTAGTAAGACGAAGCATTTCTTCCTCCCCGGAGACACGAGGAGAAAGACGACGACTCCTCTCCCGCCCCACCTCGGCCCCGAACCCCCGATCGgaaaatctcagcggaagcgttGCACGTCTCCCCGGGCGCAGGATCTCGGGGCCCGGCGGAGAACGTGGACCGGCACCGGCACGAACGCCAGCTGATCGAGCAAGAGCCTAGAGGTACGTACGCACGTCTGTTCGTTTCACCGGGGAGTTTCCAATCTCATCTGCTGCGCCGCGTAAGGTAGCAATATAGCGTAGCTGCTTACGATCGATCGGTACTCTCTGTTCTTTCGTCGATTGGAGCCGAGTTGTCGGCCGGCCGCATGGGCAGCGCCGAtcagtcggcggcggcggcggcggcggcgctgcttCTCCGGGGGATCCGCGACGTGTTGGCCCTACCACAGCACTGCTACGCCGCTAGATTACTGGAAGAGTAGAGCCAGCGCCGCCGCCTGCGACGGACGGGACGCGTACGTTTCCTCTGGCCTCCTCGCCGGCGCCGTGCGTGCTCGAGCGCACGCCACGAACCAACTGCGCCCTGACACGTGGCGTCCGTCGGTGGCTGGCGTGGCGGCGCGCTGGACTGGCCAGGGATGCCTCCCCCGTTCGTCCTAGTAGGGGCCAAATTGTTGGCAGGTGTCGCCGTCCGTCCGAGCGGAAATATCTTCgccagtttcttcttcttcccggtGATCAGGGATACGTTCGACTCTAATTGCCCTCTTCTCGGAGCAAATCGCGCGACCAGATTTATCGCTCGCGTGTTTTCTTTCAGAAAACATCCGGATCTGTTTAACAAGTCATCAGAAGCCCAAAGCACCCCAAATAATGAAATTACACCAAGATCTTTGGAGCAACGAACGATCATTATCATTGTTAACGAGCCAGTCACACCTATCGTCAAGAAATCTTTGTGCACGTGGCCCTAAAGACCAGCGCCTTGAAGCCGCAATCGTTGTTGTTAAACCTTTAAATTGATCTGATGTGCCTGACATCAGATCACTTCGTCGCACACAAACGTTGGAAAATCCTGACCTCGTGGTCATAGTAAAGCCAAAGAAATCTACATCCATACTCTATCGGTTCGGTTCAAACAAACGGACTAGAAAAGGATCAAAGCCCCGAAAGCCAACTCAAATAAAAAGGATTGTCATTCGCCTGATCGGAGCCTGAAAATTCTTCTCCCCGCCGCCAGCCGTCGAAATGGCAGGCGCAGAGGAGGTGAATGCAGCGAATCGGCGGACAAAGCCGATATTGCTTGGAGGGAAAGTGGCCTAAGGAAAAGAATACTTCGTTATTGCTCGCGCTTTGTTTTAGCTCGTATGACTATGAGGGtgtttggatacgttttagtcccatgactgaaaataatgagactaaaacttgctagcctcatccatgcttggatccaaatactaaaaaaactaaaatcaagttaatgagtaattattatcctccaaaccctccaatccagaactcgccTGTGTTAAAGGGGAGGAGTTAAATGGGGAGAGAGATGACTAATCCACATTTTAGTATGGATATCCCTGATTAAATTTTTTTAGTCTGACTAGTTTTATCCTCTCTTTAGTCAGTGGTGCTTGAAACTTCAGCCTCTTAAAAAGATTATTTTTAATCAGACTAAAATAAATatgttggatccaagcaccctttaTACCATCGGATCCGTAGTTGTTCTGCTACATCCGATCTGGAGATCGTACTGCCTGCCTCTCTTCGCGAAGGTTTGACTTGCACATTAACTAAACGTGATCTACCCAGGATAAGGCCCGTACACATAGATTCAGATATAAATTTTGTAGTGAAGTTTAGTCAGCAATATAAACCCACTGTCGTATGTTTGTATTTGTAATACAAATAACTACAGGTTTTATTCATGGGTTCAACCATTTCATTGCATATCAATACCTTAATTCCCGACCACCAAGGTTTACGATCATTGACAGCATATCATGGAGGAATTAACGTTCAAGTTCCAGTTTCCATGCTAGGTCAAACCAAGAAGTAGATGGGTGACGTGGCGACAAGTGTGTGTGCTGATTAACTGAGAGAGCTGTCACGCTCGGGGTGACGTGGCGACAAGTGAGTATTCAGACGTAGCATAGGAGGAGCTTCATCCGTAGCATCTTCCTGTAGTCGATGCCCCTATCAGACTATCAGTCCATTCTATGCTCTGATGTGACCACCCACCGAATGTGCAAACCAGTCATCAGTAGTACTAAGAAACACCAGAGTTTGACACTTCAAAGCTGCCTCTGCCTTGTCCCAGTTGGTGGAGTACTCCGGCGAAGGACCACTATTTGCCCACAGGTAGCGTCGCTGATAGCTTTTGTGTGGTAGCACTTTTTTTTTAAGAGGAGGTCAAACCCTCGGTTTCTTTGCATGAATTGATGCATATAaacatctttattaattatttaacaaAGGCTGATAAAACATACtccttccgtttctaaatataagtctttatagagATTCTACTAgtaaactacatacgaatgtatataaacatacttttaagtgtagattcacttattttgttccgtatgtagactcctagtgaaatctcttaaaaaacttatatttaggaacggatggagtatatcAATTCACTCGAAGTCATCACTCACACATATAAACTCGATAATATGGAGTGTTCTTACTTTTCGTATTTAAAACCGATGTCATCGTaattccatccacataacgtattggGACCAACAACCGATGCAGTACATCTAAAGCGCACACCACATACACACGTTTTAAAGGCCGCCTTCATCATCGgaccactgacccatcttcaggagagaaatCAGCATCATCATTGTCAGTCCggacatccgtcgacgccaccacgcccCTCATCCGTCCATACGCGAAGACTCTCGAAGAACTGTCATGCGTAGCACATGCCAACCAGGCATAACTCAGCATAGCACCTGTCTTCCACGCATGACTTGACAGCTTCACCAAATCCTTATGCAGGACGAAactgctccacctcctgcctgtgTCATCCAGCGCTGctacacaaacgatgctcccaagagtgGAACGGTGCCGTAGTACTATCATCatccgatctggaagaccagatcctagggttttccccgaagcagtgcccaccactaGTAACCGTCAAGGACCCACACAGTGTCCACCACcaactcagccctcaaggcgacgccttccGGAAGATCACAGCGTAAAGgatgccgccgccgcccaccgaaGTTACGGTTTTCATCTGAGAGGCAGGGAGGGGGAATCGGAGGAGCAAACGTAAAAGATGAAAAAGTTACGCCCTTGAGTGTCGTGGTTGGTGCGGTCGGCCGGGGCCgaccaaggggtttcccccaatttggatctcctccaccagcttcaccctcgccgccggccagggtCCCGGCAAGCCATGCCGGCACCACAGGAGACCCgtggaagagaagcacaccgatcAGGGCCGAAGGAAAGTGGCCAGATCAAGCGTCGCCGGTCAGCAGAGCAGCCACGCCAGGCGCTGATTCATCGAAGATCCGTCGTACGTCCGACCAGACCACTAGCACCATGTCAGCCTTGTCGCTTGATGCATCCATCGAAGCCATCTATCTGCATGCAGCCGCCACATGGCTGGCCATGGAGGCTTCAATCGTCGCCTCCGCATCAGGGGTGCCGCCCTGACTGCCGCACTTACACCGCGAGGTACTCCAGGACGCCGCCCATCCGTGCCCCGTCGCCACAGGTGCACCGAGCATCGTCGTCCTCGGCGCGCCCCACGTCGGCGCGCCCACCCTGCCGTGGCACCCCCGAGCAAGGAGGAAAAGGGCCCCACCGCTATCGACGCGGGCCAGGTATTGCCCGGCTACGCCTTCTGGCGGCAACGAGGGAGGAGTGCGGTGGAGAAGGAGACCGGCGGGTGCAACTGGGGAGCCCTCCCTGTCGCCTACGGGTGCGACGAGGGAGGGACAACGGGTTCTCGGTGGACGAGGAAGGGATGGACGGTGCGACGGGGGAGGCCTTCCTATCGCCTACGGGTGCGATGACGGAGGGACGACGGGTTCTAGTGTGATGAGTGGTAGCAATCATGGAATTCTTTAATTTGTTGTTTTTATACAGATGAAGCCATGTGAGACTCTAATTTGTTTTACTGCTCGAACGTGCTATGGAGTTTCTGCTAGTGCTCGTGTCAACGCCTGGCTTGTTTCCCTATGCGAGTTCACGTGGTTCCTTGATGGATAACCATAGTATAAATATTTGTCAACTTAACCAGCTTCTGCTCGCTCCTGATTTGCCTGGGAGCACTATGCATTGGTGGCTTGTTCAAAAAATGTACCCCTATATATCATAGTATAACTTTTTTTTTAAAACGGATATCATCATATAACTTCTCACTCACCAATTGGGCCTTCATCTACCACCAGGGGACAGAGAGAAAGAGGTTCAGAAGACGAAGAGGAGATGTCGTCCGACGGCGGGGGCTCCCAGATGGGCGTCGCCGGCGCGCTGGGCCTCTCTGTCACGTCGTCAGTAGCCATTGTCATCTGCAACAAGTACCTCATGAGCACCCTTAAGTTCTACTTCGGTTAGTACTACAACTTTCAGGGTTTCAGACTCGGTGCTGCTGCTTTTTACTCGGTCCGACAATACTTTTGTAAAGTTCGCAAAAAGGAAATTCCGATCTTTGCATACGGAGAAGTATTTCTGATTTGTGCATTCTTGAAATTTGGATACGCAGCGACGACACTGACAAGCTGGCACTTGCTGGTCACCTTCTGCACGCTTCACATAGCGCAGCGTCTGCGCTTCTTCGAGGCGAAGCCAATTGACGCGCAGACTGTCATCTCCTTTGGGTTTCTCAACGGGATCTCCATTGGCCTCCTCAACCTTTGCCTTGGCTTCAACTCAGTTGGCTTCTACCAGGCAAGCTGAGAATCCTCCTCTTTACTGACCCAAACTGTTGATGATAGCTCATACCATTTCATTTGTTTTCTTTCTCGTTGATTTGCTATGCTTGTCTTGCTACAGATGACCAAGTTGGCCATTATACCATTCACCATGCTCTTGGAGACCATCTTTCTGAGCAAGAAGTTCAGGTGCTTCTCAGATTCCTCCTTGCATTGCATAACTTCATTAGACCTCTCCTGAACATCGAACACTTATCATCTTGTAACAAGTTCAGCCATTCTCATGCTCCACGATCGTTAACCGTGCAGCCAGAGCATTAAGGCTTCCCTCATGGTCCTCCTCCTGGGGGTTGGCATCGCATCGGTCACCGATCTCCAGCTCAATCTCCTTGGCTCGATCATCGCAGTGCTCACTATCGCCGCGACCTGTGTCTGCCAGATCGTATCCTTCTGCTCTGCCCCTCAAGCTATTAGCCTGTTACACATTTGCAGTTGCACCCTGAATATttgtgttcatgtcatcttccttgacCTTGAACAAAGCTGACCAACCAAATCCAGAGGAGGCTCAAGGTGTCTTCCACTCAGCTACTGTACCAGTCCTCCTTGTACCAATCTGCAGTGCTGCTCATCACCGGTCCCTTCGTCGACAAGCTCCTGACAAAGAAGGATGTCTTCGCGTTCGAGTACACATTCGAAGTCGTGGTACGTACTAGATGTGCAGCAGCAGCAAGAACTGAACTTGTTGATCTAAAAGATGGATGAATTTGAGCTGCGCGTCTGTGTGTGTTTATATCGGCTGGTTCGGTGatggttgctttatatataaagcagagGAAGACCCCTTTGTTGTCATTTGAGCTGCGCTGAACTAACTTTCTGGGCGCAGGTGTTCATCCTGCTGTCGTGCGGGATCGCGGTGTCCGTCAACTTCAGCACCTTCCTGGTGATCGGCACGACGTCGCCAGTGACGTACCAGGTGTTGGGCCACCTCAAGACGTGCCTCATCCTCTCCTTCGGCTACGTCCTCCTCAAAGATCCCTTCACACTACGCAACCTCGCCGGCATCCTCATTGCCATCTTCGGCATGGgcctctactccttcttctccgtctccgAGAGCAGGAAGAAGACCGAGGGCGCCATGTTGCCTGTCAACACCCAGGTCCGTACTTTTCCGGAAACGTTAGTATCTGAACGTGGAATGGCGTATGACAAGGTTGTAACCAGTGTGTGCCCTTGCAGATGAGCGAGAAGGATTCAGCACCGCTCCTTGGCACGAAAGCCTCGCCGTGGCAGGAGAGCAGCGGGGCGGAGAACTTCGACGACGTGCCAAGGACCGCGAAGAGCGCATTTAGCCGGCAGCTGAACCCGTAGCTTAGGATGGATGTGCTTGGTAAGTTGGTATATCAGCATCAATATCTATTCTTTCCCCTTGGGGGTTTCTCCTACAATGACGAGAATTGCTCGATGATGAAAGCAACGGTGGTATTGTAAGGTGGTTCTTTTTTCGAAAATGAGCCAAAGCCCCGGCCTGGAAAGATGTATGCATCCATATATTAAAATCAAAACCAAGTCTCATCAAAGTACACGAAAGGTTTAGCAAAAAGTGAATAAAAAGATACAAGACGTCTGTCGCGTCCAAACCGAAGATGACAATAGACctagatgactaaacacctatcatattaatatgtcgtcatccaaatcggttgaagataccctATGCTACCATCTTCCAACGGACACATCCAGTAATCATAGGCTCTCTAGCTTtcacaggagtgagtaatgaccacgtgcggatcagtgcggtagccctgaagataacctgcaagAAGTGAATATCGCGTTGTCTGTTAAACACTAAGTCATTTCTGCAATTCCATACAGCTCACAATAGTGCACATGATTTCACAGGAATAAGTTTAGCAGTTTGAACATCAACCCCTTGTAACCACATCCCAAATAACATGTTTATACTATTAGGAGGActgatgttgaaagcaatgtgaagCGAGCGTCATACcagtttagccataggacaatTTAGAAAAATGTGCTTAATGTCTTTTTTATTCGGACATAAGCTGCATCTAGGGTTACCATTCCAATTTCATTTGGCTAGATTATCCTTCGTTAGAATAACccctttgtgaacaaaccacatgaagaccttAATTCTAAGCGGAACTTTGACCTTCCATATATGCGTTGATTTTGAAATAGGTGTTGAATCTATGAGATGCATGTACATAGATTTGACCGTAAAGACTCCATTCGTGGTCAGCTTTCAATGAACACGGTCGGGTCTGTCAGAGAGGTTAATGGCCACCAACCTTCTGACAAAATGCAGCCAGTTCTAGGACCTACAAAGTTCTGGAAGTAATGTAGGGCAGCAAGTGTGAACTTCTTCTACTGTGGTTGTAGGTAGGCCTGTGCATTCGGTCTAACCGGACCGACCGGTTCGGTTTTGCAGGTCACAAACATTTTCGGTTCCTTTAAAAGTGCAGACCGATCGGATCCTGCACATTTTAGTAACTGATTATTTTTAGAACCGAAAAATCGGTTATGTCTTCGGTTTTGACCGAACAAACCAGAAATACATTATCTTTCTTAGCCTGCTTTGTCGCATGTTTCGGTACAAGCAAACGATGTGAGTAGCCACCTGCTACTACCATTTTATAGTCTTCCCAACGCGCCCATTCTCAATGGTTGTCCGAGGTGGTACTAATCTACAAACTGTTATAGTGCAGCTGACATATTATATATGGGCCGATTACTACACAATACTTGGGCCATCCCAAACAAGTACATTTGTACGTCGATGGGAGAGAGAGACTTAGAGGTTGCTATGTTCCTGCGTCTCTCTAGATGGGCCAGCTGGCCCACCTGTTCTAATGCGTTGACAAGAATTAGAGGGGAAGCGAGGCTTGTACTGTAGTTTTGGGTTATTCGGTTTTTTCGCTTTAACATGTGCTAAAACCGAAATTATCAAATAAATTTCGGGTTTACAGATTTGATAACCGAAATAGGAACAAAAATTTTCGGTTTTGGTCCATTCGGTCTCGGTCCCGGTTCTTTCGGTTTGGTATATCGGTTCTCGGTTTATATGCCTACCCCTAGTTGTAGGGCAGGGTTCTTGCAGAAATTGCACAAGAAATTTTCTGGAAGTTCGACAAAAGCTCCAATTTATCATGACAATTCTCTCATTTACAAGCGCGGAAAACAGTGAATGttaaaaaaaatccagaaaaaacgcAAGCCTTGTTCCCTAGATACATTGATAGGAAGAATAGAGTGCAGAAACGCAACAGCTGCTAGAGAAATATTACAATT encodes:
- the LOC123431263 gene encoding UDP-xylose transporter 1-like, with the protein product MSSDGGGSQMGVAGALGLSVTSSVAIVICNKYLMSTLKFYFATTLTSWHLLVTFCTLHIAQRLRFFEAKPIDAQTVISFGFLNGISIGLLNLCLGFNSVGFYQMTKLAIIPFTMLLETIFLSKKFSQSIKASLMVLLLGVGIASVTDLQLNLLGSIIAVLTIAATCVCQILTNQIQRRLKVSSTQLLYQSSLYQSAVLLITGPFVDKLLTKKDVFAFEYTFEVVVFILLSCGIAVSVNFSTFLVIGTTSPVTYQVLGHLKTCLILSFGYVLLKDPFTLRNLAGILIAIFGMGLYSFFSVSESRKKTEGAMLPVNTQMSEKDSAPLLGTKASPWQESSGAENFDDVPRTAKSAFSRQLNP